A portion of the Gammaproteobacteria bacterium genome contains these proteins:
- a CDS encoding regulator — protein MKRSFCGAAILLAAALGACSRDGQEQAAATAPPEPVPAPARILETFEVGQDVYVRALAADPDAGALWVGTSLGVHEIDLDTREVRKTYTRGDGLANEYVFSVLVDSAGDKWFGTNGGGVTRLRGAEWKTWFPMHGLADYWVYALAEDPGAGIWIGTWAGVNRLPAEGGAFETYHDELVNEWVYGIGVDSRRRAWFGTEGGVSMFDGERWREWTHADGLGAPNRDKLPLSSNTGLGTRARHDLSVLVDGQASYNPNYVFCIHVGKDDRVWAGTWGGGVSRFDGERWSNLSTADGLAGNIVFAVAEDARGNLWFGTDQGLSRYDGSAWQTFRRADGLPGEAVYALEATAAGEVWAGTRGGVARIGD, from the coding sequence ATGAAGCGTTCGTTCTGCGGCGCAGCGATCCTGCTGGCGGCGGCGCTGGGAGCCTGCTCCAGGGACGGGCAGGAGCAGGCGGCGGCGACTGCGCCACCGGAGCCGGTACCGGCGCCCGCCAGGATTCTGGAGACATTCGAGGTCGGCCAGGACGTCTATGTGCGCGCCCTGGCGGCGGATCCTGACGCCGGCGCGCTGTGGGTGGGGACCTCGCTCGGGGTGCATGAGATCGATCTTGATACGCGCGAGGTACGCAAGACGTATACCCGCGGCGACGGGCTGGCCAATGAATACGTGTTTTCCGTCCTGGTCGACAGCGCGGGGGACAAGTGGTTCGGCACCAACGGCGGCGGGGTGACGCGCCTGCGCGGCGCGGAGTGGAAGACCTGGTTTCCGATGCACGGCCTGGCAGACTACTGGGTGTACGCATTGGCGGAGGATCCCGGCGCCGGGATCTGGATCGGCACCTGGGCCGGCGTCAACCGCCTGCCGGCGGAAGGCGGCGCATTCGAGACCTATCACGACGAGCTGGTCAACGAGTGGGTCTACGGTATCGGGGTGGATTCCAGGCGCCGCGCGTGGTTCGGCACCGAGGGCGGCGTCTCGATGTTCGACGGGGAGCGCTGGCGCGAATGGACCCATGCCGACGGACTCGGCGCCCCGAACCGTGACAAGCTCCCGCTCAGCAGCAACACCGGCCTCGGCACGCGGGCGCGTCACGATCTGAGCGTCCTGGTTGACGGCCAGGCGAGCTACAACCCGAACTACGTGTTCTGCATCCATGTCGGCAAGGACGACCGCGTATGGGCCGGCACCTGGGGCGGCGGGGTGAGCCGCTTCGATGGCGAGCGCTGGAGCAACCTGAGCACGGCCGACGGGCTGGCCGGCAATATCGTGTTCGCCGTCGCCGAGGACGCGCGCGGCAATCTCTGGTTCGGGACCGACCAGGGCCTGTCACGCTATGACGGCAGCGCATGGCAGACCTTCCGCCGCGCCGACGGACTGCCGGGCGAGGCGGTGTACGCGCTGGAGGCGACCGCCGCCGGCGAGGTTTGGGCGGGGACGCGGGGCGGCGTGGCGCGGATCGGTGACTGA
- a CDS encoding c-type cytochrome: protein MAGLWQPAMAADPLQGRKIYKTHCENCHGSSGVGQIPGAPDFMRGDTLMKPDLELMRTLKSGRGMMPAYQGMFTETELLDVIAYLRTLRLNR, encoded by the coding sequence ATGGCGGGACTCTGGCAGCCGGCCATGGCGGCCGACCCGCTCCAGGGCCGCAAGATTTACAAGACCCATTGCGAGAACTGCCATGGCTCCAGCGGCGTCGGGCAGATCCCGGGGGCGCCTGATTTCATGCGCGGCGACACCCTGATGAAACCGGACCTCGAACTGATGCGCACCCTGAAGTCCGGGCGCGGGATGATGCCGGCCTATCAGGGCATGTTCACCGAAACCGAACTCCTCGACGTCATCGCCTATCTGAGAACCCTGCGCCTGAATCGATGA
- a CDS encoding TlpA family protein disulfide reductase — MRAFAASLCMAAALMSCSQAPPPDALVEGRRFPALTLSNFDGSRESLEQYRGRLVVLNVWATWCAPCRQELPGLERLHQTLDPARFAVIGLSVDAERDIAQEFLRERGVTFKSYLDKEAALVRRVLEIRVYPDTFIISPEGVLLKRIVGERDWGRPELPAILEAAAGGSLDRLQDV, encoded by the coding sequence ATGCGCGCGTTTGCCGCCTCCCTGTGCATGGCCGCGGCGCTCATGTCCTGCAGCCAGGCGCCGCCCCCCGATGCCCTTGTCGAAGGACGCCGTTTTCCCGCGCTGACGCTGAGCAATTTCGACGGCAGCCGCGAGTCCCTGGAACAGTATCGCGGCAGGCTGGTGGTGCTGAATGTGTGGGCGACCTGGTGCGCGCCCTGCCGCCAGGAACTGCCCGGCCTGGAGCGCCTGCATCAGACGCTGGATCCGGCGCGTTTCGCCGTCATCGGCCTGTCCGTCGATGCGGAGCGCGATATCGCGCAGGAATTCCTGCGCGAGAGGGGCGTGACCTTCAAGAGCTACCTGGACAAGGAAGCCGCGCTCGTGCGGCGCGTGCTCGAGATCCGGGTCTACCCGGACACTTTCATCATCTCGCCCGAGGGCGTGCTGCTGAAGCGCATCGTCGGCGAGCGCGACTGGGGCCGGCCCGAACTGCCCGCCATTCTCGAGGCGGCCGCCGGCGGGAGCCTGGACCGGCTGCAGGATGTATAA
- the ccmI gene encoding c-type cytochrome biogenesis protein CcmI, with protein MTLFIIVAVLLLGAALLFIVPPLLKREAADQAVERKALNITVYRDQLAEMGRDLQNDVLTQDQYRQGREELERRLLEDVAEAPGPAAPPHRAARASAAVLAVLVPLLTVGAYVLLGAPGLLAPQPATMAAAGGGEGDMAHQINQMVERLEQRLAAEPENAEGWAMLGRSYLVLERFDDARAALEKAVALNLQTPDLLVDYADALAMASGQSLEGRPLELINQALAFDPNNHKGLWLAGTAAYERADYRAALDYWRRLYAMVPKDSEAARAMEGNIAEAESLLGEAGGTPSVSAPQTAAAAALKGTVRLDQALRGRVQDTDTVFVFAQAPNGPRMPLAVLRAQAGDLPLQYALDDSMAMDPSLNLSRFAEVVVVARVSRDGSAMPKSGDLQGRSAVVRTAAAAPVDVVISEVLP; from the coding sequence ATGACCCTGTTCATCATCGTGGCCGTGCTGTTGCTGGGCGCGGCCCTGCTGTTCATTGTGCCCCCCCTGCTCAAGCGCGAGGCGGCTGACCAGGCCGTCGAGCGCAAGGCGCTCAACATCACGGTCTACCGTGACCAGCTTGCCGAGATGGGGCGCGACCTGCAGAACGACGTGCTGACGCAGGATCAGTACCGGCAGGGACGCGAGGAGCTCGAGCGGCGTCTGCTCGAGGACGTCGCCGAGGCGCCGGGGCCCGCCGCACCGCCGCATCGCGCCGCGCGCGCCAGCGCGGCTGTGCTGGCGGTGCTGGTGCCGCTGCTGACGGTCGGCGCCTACGTCCTGCTGGGCGCGCCCGGTCTGTTGGCGCCGCAGCCGGCGACGATGGCCGCCGCGGGTGGCGGCGAGGGGGACATGGCACACCAGATCAACCAGATGGTGGAGCGGCTGGAGCAGCGCCTGGCCGCCGAGCCGGAAAACGCCGAAGGCTGGGCCATGCTGGGACGTTCTTACCTGGTGCTGGAGCGCTTCGACGACGCGCGCGCCGCGCTCGAAAAGGCGGTGGCGCTGAACCTGCAGACCCCGGACCTGCTGGTGGATTACGCCGACGCGCTGGCGATGGCGAGCGGTCAATCGCTCGAGGGGCGCCCGCTGGAACTGATCAACCAGGCGCTCGCATTCGACCCGAACAACCACAAGGGCCTGTGGCTGGCCGGCACCGCGGCCTACGAACGCGCCGACTACCGCGCCGCGCTCGACTACTGGCGCCGGCTCTACGCCATGGTGCCGAAGGATTCCGAGGCGGCGCGGGCGATGGAGGGCAATATCGCCGAGGCGGAAAGCCTGCTGGGCGAGGCCGGGGGAACGCCGTCCGTTTCCGCGCCGCAGACGGCGGCGGCCGCCGCCCTGAAGGGTACCGTGCGCCTGGACCAGGCGCTGCGCGGCCGCGTGCAGGACACCGATACGGTGTTCGTCTTCGCCCAGGCGCCGAACGGACCGCGCATGCCGCTTGCGGTGCTGCGCGCGCAGGCGGGTGACCTGCCGCTGCAGTACGCCCTGGACGACTCCATGGCGATGGATCCGTCGCTGAACCTGTCGCGCTTCGCCGAGGTGGTGGTGGTCGCGCGCGTTTCCAGGGACGGCAGCGCCATGCCCAAGAGCGGTGATCTGCAGGGCCGCAGCGCGGTCGTGCGCACCGCCGCCGCCGCGCCCGTGGACGTGGTGATCAGCGAGGTACTGCCCTGA
- a CDS encoding cytochrome c-type biogenesis protein CcmH: MRPRGAVRRRLGAAAWLLAVLIGAWGMAPLSIAGEAESMLDPALEARIKNLEAELRCLVCQGQSIAESDSGFAQDIRAEIEGMMRAGKSDQEITEFLVQRYGDFILFRPPVKSTTALLWAGPLILLTAGAVLLVVMTLRQRRAPRRELSAEEVRQAESLLGVKETKDKGGS; encoded by the coding sequence ATGCGCCCCCGTGGAGCGGTGCGGCGGCGGCTCGGTGCGGCGGCGTGGCTGCTGGCCGTCCTGATCGGCGCGTGGGGCATGGCCCCGCTGTCGATCGCGGGCGAGGCGGAATCGATGCTGGACCCCGCCCTGGAGGCGCGCATCAAGAACCTCGAGGCGGAATTGCGCTGCCTGGTGTGCCAGGGGCAGTCGATTGCGGAGTCCGACTCCGGGTTCGCGCAGGACATCCGCGCCGAGATCGAGGGCATGATGCGGGCGGGCAAGTCCGATCAGGAGATCACCGAGTTCCTGGTGCAGCGCTATGGCGATTTCATCCTGTTCCGCCCGCCCGTCAAGTCCACTACGGCGCTGCTGTGGGCCGGGCCGCTGATCCTGCTGACAGCGGGGGCGGTGCTGCTGGTGGTGATGACCCTGCGCCAGCGCCGCGCGCCGCGGCGGGAACTCAGCGCGGAAGAGGTCCGGCAGGCAGAGTCCCTGCTGGGTGTCAAAGAGACGAAGGATAAAGGCGGTTCATGA
- a CDS encoding DsbE family thiol:disulfide interchange protein produces MRLRLLLPLAVFALLVVFLGKGLVLNPSEVPSPLIDKAAPDFSLPRLHDAAAQISNRDMAGKVWMLNVWASWCVSCRQEHPLLVELSRRGIVPIYGLNYKDTRDEAVTWLRQLGNPYLESAFDADGRVGLDYGVYGVPETYVIDARGVIRYKQIGPINVDALQNRILPLIRELQGQA; encoded by the coding sequence TTGAGGTTGCGACTGCTGTTGCCGCTGGCGGTATTCGCGCTGCTGGTGGTCTTTCTGGGCAAGGGGCTGGTGCTGAATCCGAGCGAGGTGCCGTCGCCGCTGATCGACAAGGCGGCGCCGGATTTCAGCCTGCCGCGCCTGCATGACGCCGCCGCGCAGATCTCCAACAGGGACATGGCGGGCAAGGTATGGATGCTGAACGTGTGGGCCTCCTGGTGCGTCTCCTGCCGGCAGGAACATCCGCTGCTGGTCGAGTTGTCGCGGCGCGGGATCGTGCCGATCTACGGCCTCAACTACAAGGACACGCGCGACGAGGCCGTCACCTGGCTGCGGCAGCTGGGCAATCCCTACCTCGAGAGCGCCTTCGACGCGGACGGCCGCGTCGGCCTGGATTACGGCGTCTACGGCGTGCCGGAGACCTATGTGATCGACGCGCGCGGCGTGATCCGCTACAAGCAGATCGGGCCGATCAACGTGGACGCGCTGCAGAACCGGATCCTGCCGCTGATCCGCGAGCTGCAGGGGCAGGCCTGA
- a CDS encoding heme lyase CcmF/NrfE family subunit, translated as MIPEIGHFALILALAMALTQSTLPLIGAARGKAAWIRVARPAAQAQFVYVAIAYLCLTYTFITSDFSVLYAAEHSNTLLPLPYRIAAVWGGHEGSMLLWMLILSGWTCAVTLFSRNLPDDIVARVIGVLGLVAIGFLLFILLTSNPFERLVPAPLEGNDLNPLLQDPGLVLHPPMLYMGYVGFSVAFAFAIAALLSGRLDAAWARWSRPWTTVAWMFLTLGIALGSWWAYYELGWGGWWFWDPVENASFMPWLVGTALIHSLAVTEKRGAFKNWTVLLAIIAFSLSLLGTFLVRSGVLTSVHSFANDPRRGVFILILLALVVGGSLLVYALRAPRVSTSGGITVVSRESLLLMNNVMLVTACGTVLLGTLYPLFLDSLNLGKISVGPPYFESVFVPLMAPMVFLMGIGPIARWRKAELPELALRLRWAFLSAVLVALALPFALGKWTPMISLGLLLAAWLIVTIGLNIGRRMQRARAAGTPPFAGLSRSYWGMQLAHFGVAVFIIGVTLVQGLEVEKDLRMGVGDSTTIAGYTFRFDGVVESKGANFVAERGYVQVSRDGRDIVLMHPEKRVYTVQTMPMTEAAIDTGLLRDLYVSLGEPLEGGAWSVRIYYKPFVDWIWGGCLLMALGGLLAVSDRRYRLARASARDEDVAGPAGEGGTAPALPMEAKS; from the coding sequence ATGATACCGGAGATCGGACATTTCGCCCTGATACTGGCCCTCGCCATGGCGCTGACGCAGAGCACGCTTCCGCTGATCGGCGCGGCACGCGGCAAGGCGGCGTGGATCCGCGTGGCGCGGCCCGCGGCCCAGGCGCAATTCGTGTATGTCGCGATCGCGTATCTGTGCCTGACCTACACCTTCATCACCAGCGACTTCTCGGTGCTCTATGCGGCGGAGCATTCCAACACCCTGCTGCCGCTGCCTTACCGCATTGCCGCGGTATGGGGCGGCCATGAGGGCTCCATGCTGCTGTGGATGCTGATCCTGAGCGGCTGGACCTGCGCGGTCACGCTGTTCAGCCGCAACCTGCCGGATGACATCGTGGCGCGCGTGATCGGTGTGCTCGGCCTGGTCGCGATCGGCTTCCTGCTGTTCATCCTGCTGACCTCGAACCCGTTCGAGCGGCTGGTTCCGGCGCCGCTCGAAGGCAACGACCTCAATCCGCTGCTGCAGGATCCGGGCCTGGTGCTGCACCCGCCCATGCTGTACATGGGCTACGTCGGGTTCTCGGTCGCCTTCGCCTTCGCCATCGCGGCCCTCCTCAGCGGCCGGCTGGACGCGGCGTGGGCGCGCTGGTCGCGGCCGTGGACCACGGTGGCGTGGATGTTTCTCACCCTGGGCATCGCGCTCGGCAGCTGGTGGGCCTATTACGAGCTGGGCTGGGGCGGCTGGTGGTTCTGGGATCCGGTCGAAAACGCCTCCTTCATGCCGTGGCTGGTGGGCACCGCGCTGATACATTCCCTCGCGGTGACGGAGAAGCGCGGCGCGTTCAAGAACTGGACCGTGCTGCTCGCGATCATCGCCTTCTCGCTCAGCCTGCTCGGGACCTTCCTGGTGCGCTCGGGCGTGCTGACTTCGGTGCATTCCTTCGCCAACGACCCGCGCCGCGGCGTGTTCATACTGATACTGCTCGCGCTGGTGGTCGGCGGCTCGCTGCTGGTGTACGCGCTGCGCGCGCCGCGCGTCAGCACCAGCGGCGGTATCACGGTCGTCTCGCGCGAGTCCCTCCTGCTGATGAACAACGTGATGCTGGTGACCGCCTGCGGCACCGTCCTGCTCGGCACGCTCTATCCGCTGTTCCTGGACTCGCTCAACCTCGGCAAGATTTCCGTGGGACCGCCCTACTTCGAGTCGGTGTTCGTGCCGCTGATGGCGCCGATGGTGTTCCTGATGGGAATCGGGCCCATCGCGCGCTGGCGGAAGGCTGAACTGCCCGAACTCGCGCTGCGGCTGCGCTGGGCCTTCCTCAGCGCCGTCCTGGTCGCGCTGGCGCTGCCCTTCGCGCTCGGCAAGTGGACGCCGATGATCAGCCTCGGACTGCTGCTCGCGGCCTGGCTGATCGTCACCATCGGACTCAACATCGGGCGCCGCATGCAGCGCGCGCGCGCGGCCGGCACGCCTCCGTTCGCGGGCCTGTCGCGCAGCTACTGGGGCATGCAGCTCGCCCACTTCGGCGTTGCGGTCTTCATCATCGGCGTCACGCTGGTGCAGGGTTTAGAGGTGGAAAAGGACCTGCGCATGGGCGTCGGCGATTCCACCACCATCGCCGGATACACCTTCCGCTTTGACGGCGTGGTGGAGAGCAAGGGAGCCAACTTCGTTGCCGAGCGCGGTTATGTGCAGGTGAGCCGGGACGGGCGCGACATCGTGCTGATGCATCCCGAGAAGCGCGTCTACACCGTGCAGACCATGCCGATGACCGAGGCGGCGATCGATACCGGGCTGCTGCGTGACCTCTACGTCTCGCTCGGCGAACCCCTCGAAGGCGGCGCCTGGAGCGTACGCATCTATTACAAGCCCTTCGTCGACTGGATCTGGGGCGGCTGCCTGCTGATGGCGCTGGGCGGCCTGCTGGCGGTCAGTGACCGGCGTTACCGCCTCGCGCGTGCCAGCGCCCGTGACGAGGACGTCGCCGGCCCGGCAGGCGAGGGCGGCACCGCGCCGGCGCTGCCGATGGAGGCCAAGTCTTGA
- the ccmE gene encoding cytochrome c maturation protein CcmE: protein MKPRHKRLAFIVIGLAGIAVAAGLVLNSFSGNLVFFFSPSQVVANEAPVGKTFRLGGMVVDGSVQRESDGLTVRFEVTDTAKVVPVVFSGILPDLFSEGQGAVAQGRLGEDGVFYADEVLAKHDETYMPPEVADALEQAKSANSPAAMPGASSLVE, encoded by the coding sequence ATGAAACCCAGGCATAAACGATTGGCCTTTATCGTGATCGGACTCGCCGGTATCGCCGTCGCCGCGGGGCTGGTGTTGAATTCTTTCAGCGGCAACCTGGTGTTCTTCTTCAGCCCGTCCCAGGTGGTAGCGAACGAGGCCCCGGTCGGCAAGACCTTCCGCCTCGGCGGGATGGTGGTGGACGGCAGCGTCCAGCGCGAATCCGACGGCCTGACGGTGCGCTTCGAGGTGACCGACACCGCGAAGGTGGTCCCGGTGGTGTTTTCCGGCATCCTGCCCGACCTGTTCAGCGAGGGTCAGGGCGCGGTTGCCCAGGGACGGCTCGGCGAAGACGGCGTGTTCTACGCCGACGAGGTGCTGGCCAAGCACGACGAAACCTACATGCCGCCCGAGGTCGCCGACGCCCTCGAGCAGGCCAAATCCGCCAACAGTCCGGCCGCCATGCCCGGCGCGTCGAGCCTCGTGGAATAG
- the ccmD gene encoding heme exporter protein CcmD, whose translation MNPAEFFSMGGYAFYVWGSYAVTAVLMLLEVALVMRRRRTLLGRLGRIHGDAQRGGGAQTGNETQA comes from the coding sequence ATGAACCCGGCCGAGTTTTTCAGCATGGGAGGCTATGCCTTCTATGTGTGGGGATCCTACGCGGTGACGGCCGTGCTGATGCTGCTCGAGGTGGCGCTGGTGATGCGGCGGCGGCGGACTCTTCTGGGCCGCCTGGGTCGAATTCACGGAGATGCACAGAGGGGCGGGGGAGCGCAGACGGGCAATGAAACCCAGGCATAA
- a CDS encoding heme ABC transporter permease → MAPNWFKYSSPVSFYPLAGRLVPWFGVAAALLTLAGLYLGFVVAPTDYKQGEAYRIIFIHVPAAWMSMFIYLVMAFYAGLGLVFNTRLSAFMARALAPTGALFTFIALWTGALWGKPMWGAWWVWDARLTSELILLFLYLGFMSLQAAIDEPRRAARASGLLALIGAVNVPIIYFSVQWWNTLHQGASISLDKGSTMAATMLTAMLVMTLAFWMYTIAVVLARVRCEILERERHSEWVAEVAAREVP, encoded by the coding sequence ATGGCTCCCAACTGGTTCAAGTATTCCTCCCCGGTCAGCTTCTATCCGCTGGCGGGGCGTCTCGTCCCCTGGTTCGGCGTGGCCGCCGCGCTGCTGACCCTGGCCGGGCTGTACCTCGGCTTTGTCGTCGCGCCGACGGACTACAAGCAGGGCGAGGCCTACCGCATCATCTTCATCCACGTGCCGGCGGCCTGGATGTCGATGTTCATCTATCTGGTGATGGCGTTCTATGCCGGGCTCGGCCTTGTCTTCAATACGCGCCTGTCGGCCTTCATGGCGCGGGCGCTAGCGCCGACCGGCGCCCTGTTCACCTTCATCGCGCTGTGGACCGGCGCGCTGTGGGGCAAGCCCATGTGGGGCGCGTGGTGGGTGTGGGACGCGCGGCTCACCTCGGAGCTGATCCTGCTGTTCCTCTACCTCGGTTTCATGTCGCTGCAGGCGGCGATCGACGAACCGCGCCGGGCGGCGCGCGCGAGCGGCCTGCTGGCGCTGATCGGTGCGGTCAACGTACCCATCATCTATTTCTCCGTACAGTGGTGGAATACCCTGCACCAGGGCGCCTCGATCAGCCTGGACAAGGGCTCGACCATGGCGGCGACGATGCTGACCGCCATGCTGGTGATGACGCTGGCCTTCTGGATGTATACCATCGCAGTGGTGCTGGCGCGTGTGCGCTGCGAGATCCTCGAGCGCGAGCGCCACAGCGAGTGGGTGGCCGAGGTCGCCGCACGGGAGGTACCATGA
- the ccmB gene encoding heme exporter protein CcmB, producing MSGTGLLSGTRNILARDLTIAGRRVTDVLTTLFFFVIVVSLFPLGVGPEMATLRMIAPGILWVAALLATMLSLGRLFTADHMDGTLEQMLLSPHPLSLIVLGKVAAHWLTTGAPLVLMSPLLGLQFGLSGPLLGVLMLTLLIGTPVLSLVGAMGAALTLGLRGGGALISLLVLPLYIPVLIFGAGAVEAVASGLEAGAHLSLLGALLVLALCFGPWVTAAALRISLE from the coding sequence ATGAGCGGCACCGGACTGCTGAGCGGCACCCGCAACATCCTGGCGCGCGATCTTACGATTGCAGGCCGGCGCGTGACCGACGTCCTGACGACGCTGTTCTTTTTTGTGATCGTGGTGAGCCTGTTCCCGCTCGGCGTCGGTCCGGAGATGGCGACCCTGCGCATGATTGCGCCCGGCATCCTGTGGGTGGCCGCGCTGCTGGCGACGATGCTGTCGCTGGGGCGTCTGTTCACCGCCGACCACATGGACGGCACGCTGGAGCAGATGCTGTTGAGCCCGCATCCGCTGTCGCTGATCGTGCTCGGCAAGGTGGCCGCGCACTGGCTGACGACCGGTGCGCCGCTGGTGCTCATGTCGCCGCTGCTCGGCCTGCAGTTCGGCCTGAGCGGGCCCCTGCTCGGGGTGCTGATGCTGACGCTGCTTATCGGCACGCCGGTGCTGAGCCTGGTCGGGGCCATGGGCGCGGCGCTGACGCTGGGATTACGCGGTGGCGGCGCGCTGATATCATTGCTCGTTCTGCCCCTGTACATCCCGGTGCTGATCTTCGGGGCGGGGGCGGTGGAGGCGGTGGCGAGCGGCCTCGAGGCGGGCGCCCACCTGTCCCTGCTGGGGGCGCTGCTGGTGCTGGCCCTGTGTTTCGGTCCGTGGGTGACGGCGGCGGCGCTGCGAATCTCGCTCGAATGA
- the ccmA gene encoding cytochrome c biogenesis heme-transporting ATPase CcmA — MLQGNALAAVRGDRRLFAGLDFALDAGELLYVNGPNGSGKTTLLRMICGLVAPAEGSIHWNGEDIRTAGDAYRAEVVYLGHLSGVKDDLDGLENLRINCRIAGHDPSGTELVRALGEMGLGGLETLPAKVLSQGQRRRVCLARLLLTRAHLWILDEPYVALDSAAVELLQAVIRNHLAQGGLVVLTTHQQVAIDAGAVKQLRLG, encoded by the coding sequence ATGCTGCAAGGCAATGCCCTGGCGGCGGTACGCGGCGACCGCCGGCTGTTCGCCGGTCTGGACTTTGCCCTGGATGCCGGCGAACTGCTCTATGTGAACGGTCCCAACGGCAGCGGCAAGACCACGCTGTTGCGCATGATCTGCGGCCTGGTGGCGCCTGCGGAGGGGTCGATCCACTGGAATGGCGAGGATATCCGCACGGCGGGTGACGCCTATCGCGCGGAGGTGGTGTATCTCGGCCACCTGAGTGGCGTAAAGGACGACCTCGACGGTCTGGAGAATCTCCGCATCAACTGCCGGATCGCCGGCCACGACCCGTCCGGAACGGAGCTGGTGCGGGCGCTTGGCGAGATGGGCCTGGGCGGGCTCGAGACCCTGCCGGCGAAGGTGCTGTCACAGGGCCAGAGGCGCCGCGTGTGCCTCGCCCGACTGCTGCTCACGCGCGCGCACCTGTGGATCCTTGACGAACCGTATGTCGCGCTGGACAGTGCCGCGGTGGAATTGCTGCAGGCGGTGATCCGCAATCACCTCGCGCAAGGCGGCCTGGTGGTCCTGACGACCCACCAGCAGGTGGCGATCGACGCGGGCGCCGTGAAGCAGCTGAGATTAGGTTAG
- a CDS encoding MoxR family ATPase — MKGIAQFRARLQHSVIGQARLIDRLLIAVLTGGHVLLEGLPGLAKTTAVRALAGGMALGFQRIQFTPDMIPGDITGSDIFLPQDGQFQFIPGPVFNEIILADEINRAPPKVQSALLEAMQERQVTVGGTTRALPGIFMVIATQNPIEQEGTYPLPEAQLDRFQMKVRLGYPSAEDELRILHLERGRMAGSAQAAPADPALAAAEVLELRRTVNAVYLDEMLERYIVALVGATREPARWDAELADWLTRGASPRASLALAHTARAQALLAGRDFVEPDDILQLAPDVLNHRIGISFAARAAGVSADGVIERIVACVPVP, encoded by the coding sequence ATGAAAGGCATCGCACAGTTCCGTGCCCGTCTCCAGCACAGTGTCATCGGCCAGGCGCGCCTGATCGACCGCCTGCTCATCGCCGTGCTGACCGGCGGGCACGTGCTGCTCGAAGGACTGCCCGGGCTTGCCAAGACCACCGCCGTGCGTGCGCTCGCCGGCGGCATGGCGCTGGGCTTCCAGCGCATCCAGTTCACGCCCGACATGATCCCCGGCGACATCACCGGCAGCGACATCTTCCTGCCGCAGGACGGCCAGTTCCAGTTCATCCCCGGCCCGGTCTTCAACGAGATCATCCTCGCCGACGAGATCAACCGCGCGCCGCCCAAGGTGCAGTCCGCCCTGCTCGAGGCGATGCAGGAACGCCAGGTGACCGTAGGCGGGACGACGCGCGCGCTGCCCGGGATCTTCATGGTGATCGCGACGCAGAACCCGATCGAGCAGGAAGGCACCTATCCGCTGCCGGAGGCCCAGCTCGACCGCTTCCAGATGAAGGTGCGCCTCGGTTATCCCTCCGCCGAAGACGAGCTGAGGATCCTGCATCTCGAACGCGGACGGATGGCCGGATCGGCGCAGGCGGCTCCGGCGGATCCCGCGCTGGCGGCGGCCGAGGTGCTGGAACTGCGCCGCACCGTCAACGCCGTCTATCTCGACGAAATGCTTGAACGCTACATCGTCGCGCTGGTCGGTGCGACGCGCGAACCGGCGCGCTGGGACGCGGAGCTGGCGGACTGGCTGACGCGCGGCGCCTCGCCGCGCGCCTCGCTCGCGCTGGCGCACACCGCGCGCGCACAGGCCCTGCTCGCCGGACGTGACTTCGTCGAGCCCGACGACATCCTCCAGCTCGCGCCCGATGTGCTCAATCACCGCATCGGCATCAGCTTTGCCGCGCGCGCCGCCGGCGTCTCGGCGGACGGGGTGATCGAGCGTATCGTTGCATGCGTGCCGGTCCCCTGA